One Roseimaritima multifibrata DNA window includes the following coding sequences:
- a CDS encoding O-antigen ligase family protein, translating into MLGPVFVYSLLVFVCALAIFRPAFGIVGFYGFVLLDPAWNWRWSLEPGVTYQKYIFYSLFVGFVLSGFGGMRLSRWSWIALVMSMLFLLIAWISAQNTVSRVDTDFFMSVVWKHFLVVAIGLFVLKDWRTLKWLLVIAVLAQGYNAYQINVDYFQTGFSRFAHGTAWGSAMVDNNGYSILTVPILGAAFSLALFENKIFFRVLYLGVGMLQVHQIMLLESRGCMLAGIAMVPILVWYMPRRNGNVMTVAAAFVMAAILAGPSVVNEFTSSFAGSGERDSSADSRFKLWQAGMRITQEYPWLGVGPNAARVLVPRPQYYEGGLDQPDKALHNLFFDVSTGVGIPGFLCYFSLYFMPMFYAWKTYRRDDVEGGAIRLAVFAGIFGYLVASMFSSGVLFESCYILVVAGFALSNIDARQRQEDASWLPGGAHDDAHLPCPAKGG; encoded by the coding sequence GTGCTAGGTCCCGTATTCGTCTACTCACTGCTCGTTTTCGTGTGCGCGCTCGCCATTTTTCGGCCCGCTTTCGGGATTGTAGGATTTTATGGTTTTGTCCTGCTTGACCCCGCCTGGAACTGGCGGTGGTCATTAGAGCCCGGCGTAACTTATCAAAAGTATATTTTTTACTCGCTGTTCGTCGGTTTTGTTCTGTCTGGTTTTGGGGGGATGCGGCTGAGTCGTTGGTCGTGGATTGCGCTAGTTATGTCCATGCTGTTTTTGTTGATTGCGTGGATTAGTGCGCAAAACACGGTTTCACGTGTTGATACAGATTTTTTTATGTCGGTAGTTTGGAAGCACTTTTTAGTAGTTGCTATTGGCCTGTTTGTTTTGAAAGACTGGCGTACGCTAAAGTGGCTCTTGGTAATTGCTGTTCTGGCGCAAGGGTACAATGCATACCAAATCAATGTAGACTACTTTCAGACCGGCTTTTCGCGTTTCGCGCATGGTACTGCATGGGGGAGTGCCATGGTAGATAATAATGGTTATTCGATACTGACAGTCCCCATCCTTGGCGCTGCTTTCTCTTTAGCGCTGTTTGAGAACAAAATTTTCTTTCGTGTTCTGTATCTAGGCGTAGGCATGTTGCAGGTTCATCAGATCATGCTTCTTGAGTCGCGCGGGTGTATGTTAGCTGGAATCGCAATGGTTCCGATTTTGGTGTGGTATATGCCACGGAGGAATGGAAATGTGATGACGGTTGCAGCGGCTTTTGTGATGGCAGCAATTCTTGCGGGACCTTCAGTGGTAAATGAGTTTACGTCGTCTTTCGCTGGTTCCGGAGAGCGTGATAGCTCCGCCGACTCTCGTTTCAAGTTATGGCAGGCGGGGATGCGCATCACACAGGAATACCCGTGGCTAGGTGTCGGTCCCAATGCTGCCCGTGTGCTGGTTCCTAGGCCTCAGTACTATGAGGGTGGGTTAGATCAGCCGGATAAAGCACTGCATAATCTGTTTTTTGATGTTTCGACTGGTGTTGGGATTCCGGGTTTTTTGTGCTATTTTTCTCTCTATTTTATGCCTATGTTCTATGCGTGGAAAACCTATCGCCGTGATGATGTTGAGGGCGGCGCGATTAGACTGGCGGTGTTTGCCGGTATTTTTGGCTATTTAGTAGCTAGTATGTTCTCCAGCGGAGTCTTGTTTGAGTCTTGCTATATTTTGGTTGTTGCTGGTTTTGCGTTGTCGAATATTGATGCTCGTCAGCGACAGGAAGACGCGAGTTGGTTGCCCGGGGGGGCCCATGATGACGCTCATTTGCCTTGTCCCGCGAAGGGCGGCTAG